One window of the Herbiconiux sp. L3-i23 genome contains the following:
- a CDS encoding NfeD family protein → MPDLTQFAWIAWLVVILVCVIIELLSLEFTFLMIAAGSVGGLATNLLGGPWWLQILVALALSVLLILTIRPLLLRVMHRGADPTPSNVDALLGMAGRVVLAIGETGGQARLANGETWTAHLAPGTSDPLDAGTPVVVTRIQGSTAFVMRAPATHGAAAATEGGTPE, encoded by the coding sequence TTGCCAGACCTCACTCAATTCGCGTGGATCGCGTGGCTCGTCGTCATCCTCGTCTGCGTCATCATCGAACTGCTCTCGCTCGAGTTCACGTTCCTGATGATCGCCGCCGGCAGCGTCGGCGGACTCGCGACGAATCTGCTCGGCGGTCCGTGGTGGCTTCAAATCCTCGTCGCTCTCGCGCTCTCGGTGCTGTTGATCCTCACGATCCGGCCGCTGCTGCTGCGCGTGATGCACCGCGGCGCCGATCCGACACCCAGCAACGTCGACGCTCTGCTCGGCATGGCCGGACGAGTCGTCCTCGCCATCGGCGAGACCGGCGGACAGGCGCGGCTGGCGAACGGCGAGACGTGGACCGCGCACCTCGCGCCCGGCACATCCGATCCGCTCGATGCGGGCACCCCCGTTGTCGTCACCCGGATCCAAGGCTCCACCGCGTTCGTCATGCGCGCGCCCGCCACCCACGGCGCTGCTGCCGCCACAGAAGGAGGAACCCCCGAATGA
- a CDS encoding SDR family oxidoreductase, which translates to MPVSASNPLAPSSLDGKRALVTGSSRGIGADTATYFAEAGARVVINYRNKEKRALQLVDKLAAAGGTAIAVGADLTDRSAVEAMMDRVREEWGGLDILVLNASGGMESGVEADYALKLNRDAQVGVLDAALPLLSQGSRVVFVTSHQAHFIETTPTMPEYEPVARSKRAGEDALRARIAELQDKGVGFVVVSGDMIEGTVTATLLDRARPGAIDERKAAAGRLYNVSEFAAEVALAAVEPLPADNTRLVGDVSSFTD; encoded by the coding sequence GTGCCAGTCTCTGCATCGAACCCTCTCGCTCCCTCGTCCCTCGACGGCAAGCGCGCCCTCGTCACCGGCTCCTCGCGCGGTATCGGCGCCGACACGGCCACCTACTTCGCCGAGGCCGGCGCCCGTGTGGTGATCAACTACCGGAACAAGGAGAAGCGGGCGCTGCAACTCGTCGACAAGCTCGCCGCGGCGGGCGGCACGGCCATCGCCGTCGGAGCCGACCTCACCGACCGGTCCGCCGTCGAGGCGATGATGGACCGGGTCCGCGAGGAGTGGGGCGGCCTCGACATCCTGGTCCTCAACGCTTCGGGCGGCATGGAGTCGGGAGTCGAAGCGGACTACGCCTTGAAGCTGAACCGCGACGCGCAGGTCGGGGTGCTCGACGCAGCGCTTCCGCTGCTGTCGCAGGGGAGCCGCGTGGTCTTCGTCACGAGCCACCAGGCGCACTTCATCGAGACCACCCCGACCATGCCGGAGTACGAGCCCGTCGCACGGTCGAAGCGCGCCGGCGAAGACGCGCTCCGCGCGCGCATCGCCGAGCTGCAGGACAAGGGCGTCGGGTTCGTCGTCGTCTCCGGCGACATGATCGAAGGCACCGTGACCGCCACGCTCCTCGACCGCGCCCGCCCCGGCGCCATCGATGAGCGCAAGGCCGCCGCCGGTCGCCTCTACAACGTCTCCGAGTTCGCGGCCGAGGTCGCCCTCGCCGCCGTCGAGCCCCTTCCCGCCGACAACACCCGCCTCGTCGGCGACGTGTCGAGCTTCACCGACTGA
- a CDS encoding NUDIX hydrolase has product MAPVFRATSRVLLFDEDDRVLLFLQYGKSHDVAPRWITPGGGVDPGETHDDAAVREVQEETGLVLDSVPAAFWSHDFDADQRWHEYLRGHSDWYAVRVERFDPVDAGWTDEEKTDIVRSKWWSLDELAATDDAVEPADLAALARRGHATL; this is encoded by the coding sequence GTGGCCCCGGTCTTCCGCGCGACCTCGCGGGTGCTCCTGTTCGATGAGGACGACCGCGTCCTGCTCTTCCTCCAGTACGGGAAGTCGCATGACGTCGCCCCGCGCTGGATCACGCCCGGCGGGGGAGTCGATCCGGGGGAGACCCACGACGACGCCGCCGTGCGCGAGGTCCAGGAGGAGACGGGCCTGGTGCTCGACTCGGTGCCCGCAGCGTTCTGGAGTCATGATTTCGACGCCGATCAGCGCTGGCACGAGTATCTGCGCGGCCACTCCGACTGGTACGCGGTGAGGGTCGAGCGGTTCGACCCGGTCGACGCCGGGTGGACCGACGAGGAGAAGACCGACATCGTCCGCTCGAAGTGGTGGTCCCTCGACGAGCTCGCCGCGACCGACGATGCGGTCGAACCGGCCGATCTCGCCGCGCTCGCCCGTCGAGGGCACGCCACGCTCTGA
- a CDS encoding MMPL family transporter: protein MSVVAWLVARSRRAWITAVAGALIVGALFVALPKAAVEGAPEGGLPETAESARVSAILEEFPSADVTAGLLVWWRAEGLTDADRQAVTERASALAEESITPEAVRPQFSDDGEAALVAVPLDGAEAEDDVTASADRLRAIAADDLPAGLQSALTGPVGFQADVTGAFAGADLRLLLVTVAVVALLLIITYRSPLLWIVPLLVVGAADGLARFVVAAIAEATGLPVDASIAGILSVLVFGAGTNYALLLVARYREELRHRADRFEAMAVAVRSAGPAILASAGTVALSLLMLLFAELAGNRALGIACAIGIVLAMSFALLLLPAVLVLCGRGLFWPFVPRAGDGEQRVGFWRRLGDAVSHRPALVSIASVAGLVVLALGLGGYSVGLSQTDQLLGDPESVQAQEVIDDSFSAGATGGTIVLARDASVGDAVAIAEDVPGVSSARPGESADGWTRVDVGLDAEPQSDEAFAAVSALRSAFAGQTGEVGESLVGGSDATELDIRDAAGRDLGLVAPLILGVVFAVLALLLRSLVAPVLLLLTVVATFLASLGVSTWLFQNVFGFAALDTGVTLFAFLFLVALGVDYNIFLTTRAREERAREGTRRGMVVALATTGAVITSAGVLLAAVFAVLGVLPVVALAQIGLIVCIGVLLDTLVVRTLLVPALVMLVGDAFWWPSGFRSPHSHAATRASSGRAASVSG, encoded by the coding sequence GTGTCCGTTGTCGCTTGGCTGGTCGCACGGAGTCGACGCGCGTGGATCACGGCGGTCGCCGGTGCGCTGATCGTCGGTGCGCTGTTCGTGGCGCTGCCCAAGGCGGCGGTCGAGGGCGCACCCGAGGGTGGTCTGCCCGAGACCGCGGAGTCGGCACGCGTGTCGGCGATCCTCGAGGAGTTCCCTTCGGCCGACGTCACCGCGGGGCTACTGGTGTGGTGGCGTGCCGAGGGTCTGACGGACGCCGACCGGCAGGCCGTCACGGAGCGGGCGAGCGCCCTCGCCGAGGAGTCGATCACTCCGGAGGCGGTGCGGCCGCAGTTCAGCGACGACGGCGAGGCGGCCCTCGTGGCGGTGCCGCTCGACGGCGCCGAGGCGGAGGACGACGTGACGGCGTCGGCCGACCGGCTCAGGGCGATCGCAGCGGACGATCTTCCTGCCGGGCTGCAGTCGGCGCTCACCGGGCCCGTCGGGTTCCAGGCCGATGTCACCGGTGCCTTCGCGGGAGCGGACCTCCGCCTGCTCCTCGTCACCGTCGCGGTCGTCGCGCTGCTGCTGATCATCACCTACCGCTCGCCGCTGCTGTGGATCGTGCCGCTGCTCGTGGTCGGAGCCGCCGACGGGCTCGCCCGGTTCGTGGTCGCCGCGATCGCGGAGGCCACCGGCCTCCCGGTCGACGCCTCGATCGCCGGCATCCTGTCCGTGCTCGTCTTCGGGGCGGGGACCAACTATGCGCTGCTCCTCGTCGCCCGTTACCGGGAGGAGCTGCGGCACCGCGCCGATCGGTTCGAGGCGATGGCGGTCGCGGTCCGCAGCGCCGGCCCCGCGATCCTGGCGAGCGCCGGCACCGTCGCGCTCAGCCTGCTGATGTTGCTCTTCGCCGAACTCGCGGGCAATCGGGCGCTCGGCATCGCGTGCGCGATCGGCATCGTGCTCGCCATGTCCTTCGCCCTCCTGCTCCTGCCCGCGGTGCTGGTGCTCTGCGGCCGCGGGCTGTTCTGGCCCTTCGTGCCGCGGGCCGGCGACGGGGAGCAGAGGGTCGGATTCTGGCGCCGCCTGGGCGACGCCGTGTCGCATCGGCCCGCCCTCGTGAGCATCGCCTCCGTCGCGGGTCTCGTCGTGCTCGCCCTCGGCCTCGGCGGCTACTCCGTCGGGCTCTCGCAGACGGATCAACTGCTCGGCGACCCGGAATCGGTGCAAGCGCAGGAGGTCATCGACGACTCGTTCTCGGCCGGCGCGACGGGTGGCACCATCGTCCTCGCCCGCGATGCGAGCGTCGGTGACGCCGTCGCGATCGCCGAGGACGTGCCGGGGGTGTCGAGCGCTCGTCCCGGTGAGAGCGCCGACGGGTGGACGCGAGTGGACGTCGGCCTCGACGCGGAGCCGCAGAGCGACGAGGCCTTCGCGGCCGTTTCCGCCCTCCGGAGCGCGTTCGCGGGGCAGACGGGCGAGGTGGGGGAGAGTCTCGTCGGCGGATCCGACGCCACCGAGCTCGACATCCGGGATGCGGCGGGGCGCGACCTCGGACTCGTCGCACCGCTGATCCTCGGGGTGGTCTTCGCGGTGCTCGCGCTGCTGCTGCGCTCGCTCGTGGCGCCCGTCCTGCTGCTGCTCACCGTGGTGGCGACCTTCCTCGCGTCGCTCGGAGTCTCGACGTGGCTGTTCCAGAACGTGTTCGGCTTCGCCGCCCTCGACACGGGAGTCACGCTGTTCGCGTTCCTCTTCCTCGTGGCACTCGGCGTCGACTACAACATCTTTCTCACCACCCGTGCGCGGGAGGAGCGCGCCCGCGAGGGCACCCGTCGCGGCATGGTGGTCGCCCTCGCGACGACGGGAGCCGTCATCACGAGCGCCGGTGTGCTGCTCGCCGCGGTGTTCGCCGTGCTCGGCGTGCTCCCCGTGGTCGCACTCGCCCAGATCGGGCTCATCGTCTGCATCGGTGTGCTGCTCGATACGCTCGTCGTCCGCACACTGCTCGTGCCCGCACTGGTGATGCTGGTGGGGGACGCGTTCTGGTGGCCGAGCGGCTTCCGGTCGCCGCACTCGCACGCGGCGACGCGCGCATCGTCAGGTCGCGCCGCTAGCGTGAGCGGATGA
- a CDS encoding SPFH domain-containing protein encodes MIGFEQFAGQISVIALLVVAAVFVIVVLIRAIRIVPQAYAGVVERLGKYHRTLNPGLSILVPFIDRVRPLVDMREQVVSFPPQPVITEDNLVVSIDTVVYFQVTDARAATYEIANYLGAVEQLTTTTLRNVVGGLNLEEALTSRDNINGQLRIVLDEATGKWGIRVSRVELKAIDPPHSIQDSMEKQMRAERDRRAAILTAEGTKQSEILEAEGRRQAEILRAEGDAKAAVLRAEGEAEAITTVFNAIHLGDPDSKLLAYQYLQMLPKLADGSANKLWIIPSELTEALKGIGGALGGKIADARPVDDERADQARAKAAESAAAARRSADEAREGAARASDDAAPDAGPTTGRLDEPIAESTVADSPADARTTDGNGVAGAGGGQEPEAPRPDTA; translated from the coding sequence ATGATCGGGTTCGAACAGTTCGCCGGGCAGATCTCCGTGATCGCCCTGCTCGTCGTCGCGGCGGTCTTTGTGATCGTCGTCCTGATCCGGGCGATCCGCATCGTGCCGCAGGCCTACGCCGGAGTGGTGGAGCGGCTCGGCAAGTACCACCGCACCCTAAACCCGGGGCTCAGCATCCTCGTGCCCTTCATCGACCGGGTCCGCCCGCTCGTCGACATGCGCGAGCAAGTGGTGTCCTTCCCGCCGCAGCCGGTGATCACCGAGGACAACCTCGTGGTCTCGATCGACACCGTCGTCTACTTCCAGGTCACCGACGCCCGGGCCGCGACGTACGAGATCGCCAACTACCTGGGCGCGGTCGAGCAGCTCACGACGACCACGCTGCGCAACGTGGTCGGCGGCCTGAACCTCGAAGAGGCGCTGACCAGCCGCGACAACATCAACGGGCAGCTGCGCATCGTGCTCGACGAGGCGACGGGCAAGTGGGGAATCCGCGTCTCGCGTGTCGAGCTGAAGGCGATCGACCCGCCCCACTCCATCCAGGACTCGATGGAGAAGCAGATGCGCGCCGAGCGCGACCGCCGCGCCGCCATCCTCACGGCCGAGGGCACGAAGCAGTCCGAGATCCTCGAGGCCGAGGGTCGCCGGCAGGCCGAGATCCTCCGGGCAGAGGGTGACGCGAAGGCGGCGGTGCTGCGCGCCGAGGGTGAGGCCGAGGCGATCACGACGGTGTTCAACGCCATCCACCTCGGCGACCCCGACAGCAAGCTGCTCGCCTACCAGTACCTGCAGATGCTGCCGAAGCTCGCCGATGGCTCGGCGAACAAGCTGTGGATCATCCCGAGCGAACTGACGGAGGCGCTGAAGGGCATCGGCGGCGCGCTGGGCGGCAAGATCGCCGACGCGCGCCCGGTCGACGACGAGCGTGCCGATCAGGCGCGGGCGAAGGCCGCCGAATCCGCGGCGGCCGCGCGTCGCTCGGCGGATGAGGCGCGCGAAGGCGCGGCCCGCGCCTCCGACGACGCCGCCCCCGACGCGGGCCCCACCACGGGGCGACTCGACGAACCGATCGCGGAGAGCACGGTCGCTGACAGCCCGGCTGACGCCCGCACCACCGACGGCAACGGCGTCGCTGGAGCGGGCGGTGGGCAGGAGCCCGAGGCGCCGCGCCCCGACACCGCGTGA
- a CDS encoding MarR family winged helix-turn-helix transcriptional regulator, with protein sequence MNDLPNSEAEKNAFEAMPRGDEISRQLRQMIELSGDFERRLGHTLGVGPTDLSAMQHLMVSGPLPPSELARRLLISTAAATMMVDRLENLGHASRHPHPDDRRKIVVTPARESVDRAAAELMPLIRGVAEVTARLSEEDAATVTRFLGDVLEVYRDVLGEEQ encoded by the coding sequence GTGAACGATCTCCCGAACTCCGAAGCGGAGAAGAACGCCTTCGAGGCGATGCCACGAGGCGACGAGATCTCACGGCAGCTGCGTCAGATGATCGAGCTCTCCGGCGACTTCGAACGACGGCTCGGCCACACGCTCGGAGTCGGCCCGACCGATCTCTCCGCGATGCAGCACCTCATGGTGTCGGGACCGCTTCCGCCGTCGGAGCTCGCCCGGCGCCTGCTCATCTCGACGGCGGCGGCCACCATGATGGTCGACCGACTCGAGAACCTGGGGCATGCCTCGAGGCACCCTCATCCCGACGACCGCCGCAAGATCGTCGTCACCCCGGCGCGCGAGTCGGTGGACCGCGCTGCGGCCGAGCTGATGCCGCTCATCCGCGGCGTAGCCGAGGTGACCGCGCGTCTGAGCGAGGAGGACGCCGCGACCGTGACGCGCTTCCTCGGCGACGTGCTCGAGGTCTACCGCGACGTCCTCGGCGAGGAGCAGTAG
- a CDS encoding glycerophosphodiester phosphodiesterase family protein → MTTVRGADYFAPPRPRVIAHRGLATNAPENTLGAFAAALDAGATHLETDVHATRDGHAVIMHDADLARVLGDDGVNAVVARLTLDELRDAATGRLEICTLSEALQTFPSALVNIDVKAAAAAAPAAAAIRQAGAEGRVLVTSFSRRRRRAAIRRLDSVATSASAIETALAILFARIGAVALAARVLRRVDALQIPASVLGIATTTPAMLERLHRAVREVHIWTVNDPAEMRRMLDAGVDGIVTDRCDLLVGVLRRDR, encoded by the coding sequence GTGACGACGGTGCGCGGAGCGGACTACTTCGCGCCGCCGCGGCCGCGGGTGATCGCGCACCGCGGCCTTGCGACGAACGCACCCGAGAACACCCTCGGGGCGTTCGCCGCGGCGCTCGATGCCGGGGCGACGCATCTCGAGACCGACGTGCACGCCACCCGCGACGGCCACGCGGTGATCATGCACGACGCCGACCTCGCGCGCGTCCTCGGCGACGACGGCGTCAACGCGGTCGTTGCCCGACTGACCCTCGACGAGCTGCGCGACGCGGCCACGGGTCGGCTCGAGATCTGTACCCTGTCCGAGGCCTTGCAGACCTTTCCGTCTGCCCTCGTCAACATCGACGTGAAGGCGGCGGCGGCCGCCGCTCCCGCCGCCGCCGCGATCCGTCAGGCGGGCGCCGAGGGCCGCGTCCTCGTCACCTCCTTCAGCAGGCGTCGTCGGAGGGCGGCCATCCGGAGACTCGATTCGGTCGCGACCTCCGCATCCGCCATCGAGACGGCTCTCGCGATCCTCTTCGCCCGGATCGGTGCCGTGGCCCTGGCGGCGAGGGTGCTCCGCCGGGTGGACGCCCTGCAGATTCCCGCGTCGGTACTGGGAATCGCGACGACGACGCCGGCCATGCTGGAGCGCCTGCACCGGGCCGTGCGCGAGGTTCACATCTGGACCGTCAACGACCCGGCCGAGATGCGGCGCATGCTCGACGCCGGGGTCGACGGCATCGTCACCGACCGGTGCGACCTGCTGGTCGGCGTGCTCCGACGCGACCGCTAA